The Fibrobacter sp. UWP2 genome includes a window with the following:
- a CDS encoding thymidylate synthase has translation MQQYLDLLRDILENGVDRSDRTGTGTRSVFGRQVRYDLTKGFPCLTTKKLHLRSIIHELLWFLKGDTNIKYLHDNKVTIWDEWADENGDLGPVYGHQWRSWPTPDGGHIDQIARLVDSLKNNPDSRRHLVCAWNVAEVDKMALPPCHCLFQFYVGGVGASGKRKLSCQLYQRSADMFLGVPFNIASYALLTMMLAQVCGYEAGEFVHTFGDLHLYNNHFDQAHEQLSRTPRKLPTMKMNPDIKDLFEFKFEDFELVDYDPWPTIKAPIAV, from the coding sequence ATGCAGCAATACCTAGACTTACTTCGTGACATTCTTGAAAATGGCGTGGACCGTTCCGACCGCACCGGAACCGGCACCCGCAGCGTTTTTGGTCGCCAGGTGCGTTACGACCTCACCAAGGGCTTCCCGTGCCTCACCACCAAAAAGCTCCACTTGCGTTCCATCATTCACGAACTCTTGTGGTTCTTGAAGGGCGACACCAACATCAAGTATTTGCACGACAACAAGGTGACTATCTGGGACGAGTGGGCCGACGAGAACGGCGACCTTGGACCGGTGTACGGTCACCAGTGGCGCAGCTGGCCGACTCCGGACGGAGGCCACATCGACCAGATTGCGCGTCTTGTAGACAGTTTGAAGAACAATCCCGATTCCCGCAGGCACCTGGTGTGCGCGTGGAACGTGGCCGAGGTCGACAAGATGGCTCTGCCGCCTTGCCATTGCCTGTTCCAGTTCTACGTGGGCGGGGTAGGCGCGAGCGGCAAACGCAAGCTGAGCTGCCAGCTTTACCAGCGCAGCGCCGACATGTTCCTGGGAGTCCCGTTCAACATCGCTTCGTATGCGCTCCTCACCATGATGCTCGCGCAGGTGTGCGGCTACGAGGCGGGCGAGTTCGTACACACGTTTGGTGACTTGCACTTGTACAACAACCACTTTGACCAGGCGCACGAGCAGCTTTCCCGCACGCCGCGCAAACTCCCGACCATGAAGATGAATCCCGACATCAAGGATCTCTTTGAATTCAAGTTCGAGGATTTTGAGCTCGTGGATTATGACCCGTGGCCGACGATCAAAGCGCCGATTGCAGTTTAA
- a CDS encoding dihydrofolate reductase, protein MLISAIVAISKNNVIGRDGHLPWHLSADLKRFKAVTTGHSIVLGRKNYDDIGRPLPNRTNYVLTRNTAFEAPGCVVCSSLEQALDKARAAGETECFIIGGAAVYREAMPLVKKLYVTRVLADVEGDVRFPEWGEGWRKESEETFPADEKNDYPTLYQVWVRD, encoded by the coding sequence ATGCTTATTTCTGCAATTGTCGCAATTTCAAAGAACAACGTCATCGGTCGTGATGGGCACTTGCCGTGGCACCTCTCCGCCGACCTCAAGCGCTTCAAGGCTGTCACTACGGGTCATTCCATTGTTTTGGGCCGCAAGAACTACGACGACATTGGCCGCCCGCTCCCGAACCGCACGAATTACGTGTTGACGCGGAACACCGCGTTCGAGGCTCCGGGCTGCGTGGTGTGCAGTAGCCTCGAACAGGCTTTGGACAAAGCCCGTGCCGCCGGCGAGACGGAATGCTTTATTATTGGCGGCGCCGCGGTGTACCGCGAGGCCATGCCCCTCGTTAAAAAGCTGTATGTGACCCGCGTGCTTGCCGATGTGGAAGGCGATGTGCGGTTCCCCGAGTGGGGCGAGGGCTGGCGTAAGGAGAGCGAGGAGACTTTCCCTGCCGACGAGAAGAACGATTACCCGACGCTCTACCAGGTGTGGGTGCGGGATTAA
- a CDS encoding MgtC/SapB family protein, with the protein MLEFNVFYKLLAALGIGFVIGLQREASYDRNHEHHPAGLRTFTIVSLCGAVASYLAELMGSTAPFIAGFVLIGLLVLTTHIAYGLRHADDKLALAGITTSVALFLIYFLGALCWFNKLLEACILMVVLLWLLTFKWQLHNVAEKISTEDIAATVKFAVISLMVLPFLPNQAYGPSGLEVLNPHTIWLFVVFISGIGFVSYVLIKIIGPGKGIWLTGLFGGLASSTALTLNMVGRSRENSSYANDFAQSIVLSWSVMYVRLYLICIFLMPHMAGALALPLLVPAIPSFIYAFYLKFRDGKEHTEKSSDFSNPFRLLPAIKFGLVFTAVMFVANAARVYLGHGALIACSFLGGAAEMDAVAFSLIDMSMKAAIAHSDLILSLLFAGLANTITKGCLVFFLGDRGLCKPILPGVVLICIATVALILFYAGL; encoded by the coding sequence ATGCTCGAGTTCAACGTTTTTTACAAGCTTTTGGCTGCCCTGGGTATTGGCTTTGTGATTGGTCTCCAGCGTGAGGCGTCTTACGATCGCAACCACGAGCACCATCCCGCGGGCTTGCGCACGTTTACCATTGTGAGCCTGTGCGGCGCGGTCGCGAGTTACCTCGCCGAGCTCATGGGTTCTACGGCGCCTTTTATTGCGGGCTTTGTACTGATTGGCCTCTTGGTGTTGACGACCCATATTGCCTACGGGTTGCGGCATGCCGACGACAAGCTTGCGCTTGCGGGGATTACGACCAGCGTCGCCCTTTTCCTCATATACTTTTTGGGAGCCCTTTGCTGGTTCAACAAGCTGCTCGAGGCGTGCATCCTCATGGTGGTGTTGCTGTGGCTGCTCACGTTCAAGTGGCAATTGCACAACGTCGCCGAAAAGATCTCGACCGAGGATATTGCCGCCACAGTGAAGTTTGCAGTCATCTCCCTCATGGTGCTCCCTTTTTTGCCCAACCAGGCTTACGGCCCGTCGGGTCTCGAGGTATTGAACCCGCACACCATCTGGCTTTTTGTGGTGTTCATCAGCGGTATCGGTTTTGTGAGCTACGTGCTCATCAAGATTATTGGCCCGGGCAAGGGCATTTGGCTTACGGGGCTCTTTGGCGGGCTCGCGAGCAGCACCGCGCTTACGCTCAACATGGTTGGCCGCAGCCGCGAGAACTCGAGCTACGCCAATGACTTCGCCCAGAGCATTGTGCTCAGCTGGTCGGTGATGTATGTGCGCCTTTACCTCATCTGCATTTTCTTGATGCCCCACATGGCGGGCGCCTTGGCGCTCCCTTTGCTGGTCCCGGCAATTCCTAGTTTTATATACGCGTTCTACCTCAAGTTCAGGGATGGTAAGGAACATACCGAGAAGTCCTCTGACTTTAGCAACCCCTTCAGGCTTTTGCCTGCCATCAAGTTCGGCCTTGTTTTTACTGCGGTGATGTTCGTCGCGAACGCCGCCCGCGTGTACCTGGGTCACGGCGCCTTGATCGCCTGCAGCTTTTTGGGTGGCGCCGCCGAGATGGACGCCGTCGCGTTCTCGCTTATCGACATGAGCATGAAGGCGGCCATTGCCCACAGCGATCTTATTCTTTCGCTTCTTTTTGCAGGGCTTGCCAACACGATTACCAAGGGCTGCCTGGTGTTTTTCCTTGGGGACCGCGGACTGTGCAAGCCCATTCTCCCGGGCGTCGTGCTGATTTGCATTGCGACGGTCGCTCTCATTTTGTTCTACGCTGGGCTTTAG
- a CDS encoding hydroxymethylpyrimidine/phosphomethylpyrimidine kinase, with translation MIHALSIAGFDGSAGAGILADVKTMAYFGVYGQAVCTALTEQNEDEFVAPNWVAWDRIEAQLGMLFKKHAFGFVKIGLVENVSVLKKIVGSVRAKSPDAFVVWDPIVSATSGYCFLNPGEKDEFVSLLKFVDLVTPNMDEFRFLGLKELCDEGKFEMGRDCAVLLKGGHTDDADAVDTLWTRDGVSHCFASPRVAGAGKHGTGCNLSSAILANVALGKTLPEACRTAKAYMDRFIVSGDGRLGFVVK, from the coding sequence ATGATTCACGCATTGTCCATTGCCGGTTTTGACGGCAGCGCCGGCGCAGGCATTTTGGCCGACGTCAAGACCATGGCCTACTTTGGTGTGTACGGGCAGGCGGTTTGCACGGCGCTCACCGAGCAGAACGAAGATGAATTCGTCGCCCCCAACTGGGTCGCTTGGGACCGCATTGAGGCGCAACTTGGGATGCTCTTTAAAAAACACGCCTTCGGGTTCGTGAAAATCGGTTTAGTCGAAAATGTGTCCGTGCTCAAGAAGATTGTGGGGTCCGTGCGGGCGAAGTCCCCGGACGCCTTCGTTGTTTGGGACCCCATTGTGAGCGCGACTTCGGGCTACTGCTTTTTGAACCCCGGCGAGAAGGATGAATTTGTTTCGCTTTTGAAGTTTGTGGATCTTGTGACGCCCAACATGGACGAGTTCCGCTTCCTCGGTTTAAAGGAACTTTGCGACGAAGGCAAATTTGAGATGGGGAGGGATTGCGCCGTACTTTTGAAGGGCGGTCATACCGACGACGCCGATGCGGTCGACACCCTTTGGACTCGTGACGGCGTCTCGCATTGTTTTGCGTCGCCCCGCGTTGCTGGCGCGGGCAAGCACGGTACGGGCTGCAACCTGAGCAGCGCCATCTTGGCGAACGTCGCTCTGGGCAAAACGCTGCCCGAAGCGTGCCGCACGGCAAAGGCCTACATGGACCGATTTATTGTGAGCGGCGATGGACGTCTTGGGTTTGTTGTCAAGTAA
- a CDS encoding S26 family signal peptidase — MRSLKHTVKKLQRMNSQSHVFFLVFVLVLAFAVALLARHYVFEPLKMTNNSMYPRHKENSFLWVCKLPQCIDQVKKNETVWAELRNHETLVRRVIAMPGDTLHISDKGFIKSGKFRTLWRGENAFIESRDIYVPKKGDTLHFDALNDVEQDNAITLLHEQGVNFHIKTTLWQGEREINIDRVGSTKLSNRQVSLQEINVLPWQDRRLIEMQIRQSEPGNSPIKLRRELLHEADSSLINEIVVEDDCYFLACLRGNHCVDSRETGYFTKKRLLGRYVEFPDKVKAFIQKKAKTWLTSK; from the coding sequence ATGCGTTCGCTCAAGCACACCGTAAAAAAACTCCAGAGGATGAACTCGCAATCCCACGTGTTCTTCCTCGTGTTCGTGCTGGTTTTGGCGTTCGCCGTGGCGCTCCTCGCCCGTCACTATGTGTTCGAGCCGCTCAAAATGACCAACAACTCTATGTACCCGCGCCACAAGGAGAATTCCTTTTTGTGGGTCTGCAAGCTCCCGCAGTGCATTGACCAGGTCAAAAAAAACGAGACCGTTTGGGCTGAACTCCGCAACCACGAGACGCTGGTGCGCCGCGTGATCGCCATGCCGGGCGACACACTCCACATTTCTGACAAAGGGTTCATCAAGTCGGGCAAGTTCCGCACCCTGTGGCGGGGCGAGAACGCCTTTATCGAGAGTCGCGACATCTACGTCCCCAAAAAAGGCGACACGCTCCACTTTGACGCCCTGAACGACGTGGAGCAAGACAACGCCATCACGCTCCTGCACGAGCAAGGCGTCAACTTCCATATCAAAACGACCCTGTGGCAGGGCGAGCGCGAAATCAACATCGACCGCGTGGGTTCCACCAAGCTGAGCAACCGCCAAGTGAGCCTTCAAGAAATCAACGTGCTCCCGTGGCAAGACCGCAGGCTCATAGAAATGCAGATCCGCCAAAGCGAACCGGGGAACTCCCCCATCAAGCTCCGCCGCGAATTGCTCCACGAAGCCGACTCTAGCCTCATCAACGAAATCGTTGTCGAGGACGACTGCTACTTTTTGGCATGCCTCCGCGGCAACCACTGCGTAGACTCCCGCGAGACGGGCTACTTTACCAAGAAACGCCTGCTGGGCCGCTACGTGGAATTCCCAGACAAAGTAAAAGCATTTATCCAAAAGAAAGCCAAAACTTGGCTGACCAGCAAATAG
- the lepA gene encoding translation elongation factor 4: MAHNDNIRNFSIIAHIDHGKSTLADRMIELTKTVSKNEMMNQLLDDMDLERERGITIKAHAIRMVYEKDGKEYILNMIDTPGHVDFTYEVSRSLAACEGAILVVDASQGIEAQTLSNLYLAIENDLTVIPVLNKVDLPGAQPDHYAELVGDLLGYDPDKIPRISAKTGLNVEQVLDKIVDEIPAPPGDTGKPLKALIFDSVYDSYRGVINYIRIVEGTIKAGMKIRMMKTGGEYVVTEVGTFSMRRDPRDELSEGMVGYVLANVKTISDVKIGDTLTDVANPATEPLPGYKDILPMIYSGIYPIDPEDYKNLREALEKLRLNDSALTWEPETSEALGFGFRTGFLGLLHMEIVQERLDREFNVDIITTVPNVEYHVYMSDGSMVKIESPSKLPDASRYDHIEEPYVKAQIFTPKEFVGAMMTLCDEKRGEFETMEYIDETKVILKYNLPLAEIMFDFYDRLKSVSRGYAGLDYAPSEYRQNNLVKLDILLNGDPVDAFSVIIHRDKATTYANAICVKLKDLIPRQQFDVAIQGAIGGKIISRSTVKAVRKDVLAKCYGGDITRKRKLLEKQKEGKKRMKSIGSVEVPQKAFLAVLSLSDDSSNNGD; the protein is encoded by the coding sequence ATGGCTCATAACGACAATATTCGAAACTTTAGCATCATTGCGCACATCGACCACGGCAAATCGACCCTTGCCGACCGCATGATCGAACTCACCAAGACCGTCTCCAAGAACGAGATGATGAACCAGCTCTTGGACGACATGGACCTGGAACGCGAACGCGGCATCACCATCAAGGCGCACGCCATCCGCATGGTGTACGAGAAAGACGGCAAAGAGTACATTTTAAATATGATCGACACGCCGGGGCACGTGGACTTCACCTACGAGGTGAGCCGTTCGCTTGCCGCCTGCGAAGGCGCCATCCTCGTGGTGGACGCCAGCCAGGGTATCGAGGCGCAAACGCTCAGTAACCTCTACCTCGCCATCGAAAACGACCTCACGGTCATCCCGGTACTCAACAAGGTGGACTTGCCGGGAGCACAACCCGACCACTATGCCGAACTGGTGGGCGACTTGCTCGGTTACGACCCCGACAAGATCCCGCGCATTTCGGCAAAGACCGGCCTCAACGTGGAACAGGTGCTCGACAAAATCGTGGACGAAATCCCCGCCCCTCCGGGCGACACGGGCAAGCCCCTCAAGGCATTGATTTTTGACTCGGTGTACGACTCCTACCGCGGCGTGATCAACTACATCCGCATTGTAGAGGGCACCATCAAGGCGGGCATGAAAATCCGCATGATGAAGACCGGCGGCGAGTACGTTGTGACTGAGGTGGGAACCTTCAGCATGCGTCGCGACCCGCGCGACGAACTCTCCGAAGGCATGGTGGGCTACGTACTCGCGAACGTGAAAACCATCAGCGACGTGAAAATCGGAGACACGCTGACCGACGTGGCGAACCCGGCAACGGAACCGCTCCCGGGCTACAAGGATATTTTGCCGATGATCTATTCCGGCATCTACCCCATCGACCCCGAGGACTACAAGAACTTACGCGAGGCGCTTGAGAAACTCCGCTTGAACGATTCCGCCCTCACATGGGAACCCGAAACCTCCGAGGCGCTCGGCTTCGGCTTCCGCACGGGCTTCCTCGGGCTGTTGCACATGGAAATCGTGCAAGAACGCCTGGACCGCGAATTCAACGTGGACATCATCACCACCGTGCCGAACGTGGAATACCACGTGTACATGAGCGACGGAAGCATGGTGAAAATCGAGAGTCCGAGTAAACTCCCTGATGCGAGCCGCTACGACCACATCGAAGAGCCCTACGTGAAGGCGCAAATCTTTACGCCCAAGGAATTCGTGGGAGCCATGATGACGCTCTGCGACGAAAAGCGCGGCGAATTCGAGACCATGGAATACATCGACGAGACGAAGGTGATTTTGAAGTACAACCTGCCACTCGCCGAAATCATGTTCGACTTTTACGACCGCCTAAAGTCGGTGAGCCGCGGCTACGCGGGCTTGGACTACGCCCCCAGCGAATACCGCCAGAACAACCTGGTGAAGCTCGACATCCTCTTGAATGGCGACCCGGTGGACGCGTTCTCGGTGATCATCCACCGTGACAAGGCGACCACCTACGCAAACGCCATCTGCGTCAAGCTCAAGGACCTCATTCCGCGCCAGCAGTTCGACGTCGCCATCCAGGGCGCCATCGGCGGGAAAATCATCAGCCGCTCCACTGTGAAGGCGGTGCGCAAGGACGTGCTCGCCAAGTGCTACGGCGGCGACATCACCCGCAAGCGCAAGCTCCTCGAAAAGCAGAAAGAGGGCAAGAAGCGCATGAAGAGCATCGGCTCCGTGGAAGTGCCGCAGAAGGCGTTCCTCGCCGTGCTCTCGCTCAGCGACGATTCCAGCAACAATGGTGACTAA
- a CDS encoding HD-GYP domain-containing protein, translated as MDLLHTKKSTVITVIGMILAGIAVNFALSVLVYKLSMPLYLNTIGTVLVAMLGGAFPGIMVGFFSTIFFSFFEPLAVYYGIIYILIAVCTVYFYKKHYFKSVRKTILAIVALALLNGVLGSVFSWFLFGFDFTTNASAPFVQRLLDSGISNRFSAQLGGGFIADILDKTCVVVLSLWIFRFIPLRIKNLCAAPFRLHEIKTPMQFETRLSLLRKVIIVVVISELLLGALACTIGYYLNKNVATRNYENIGKSATDAAASLIDPDMVATYLAQGRSAEGYNELEKQLFGIKNSFPQVKFYYAYAFDQAGCHVLFDFDAEGVEADEVGEIIPVEESFAALVPDFIAGKDVAPVVTNDEYGWLMTVYRALRNKDGKAVAYIAADVSMMDIKIDNIVFFIKTLSLFFGLSIIIMAFVLEAVKRGVVYPVNAMARGTLRFTNKSTADRRNGLNYLNSLNIHTFDEIENLYKALVQMASESTTYIDQLTEMQEKLIYKVAELVEARDKCTGDHLKNTSYYVLRIVDQMQQEGKYPDQINDEFFEKVCHAAPLHDLGKIQISDAVLNKPGKLTDEEFAIMKSHSEEGAKILRNITKTMSTSIKIDYLEEAIDMAHYHHEKWDGTGYPEHLAGTDIPLSARIMAVADVFDALIMRRSYKEPFSYEKTLQIMTEGIGKHFDPVIMESFLHIIKDLYEERQLKESRRAEREAKQKAGQET; from the coding sequence ATGGATCTGTTGCACACAAAAAAATCCACGGTCATCACCGTAATAGGGATGATTCTCGCCGGAATCGCCGTCAACTTCGCCCTGTCTGTTCTTGTGTACAAGCTCAGTATGCCCCTGTACCTGAACACCATCGGCACGGTCCTCGTTGCCATGCTGGGGGGAGCATTCCCCGGGATCATGGTCGGTTTCTTCTCTACCATCTTCTTCAGCTTTTTTGAGCCCCTCGCCGTCTACTACGGCATCATCTACATCCTCATCGCCGTCTGCACCGTCTACTTCTACAAAAAGCACTACTTCAAGTCGGTGCGCAAGACCATCCTCGCCATAGTCGCCCTGGCGCTCCTCAACGGCGTTCTGGGGTCTGTCTTCAGCTGGTTCCTGTTCGGCTTCGATTTCACCACAAATGCTTCGGCCCCGTTTGTGCAGAGGCTCCTTGACTCCGGCATCAGCAACCGGTTCTCGGCGCAACTGGGCGGAGGCTTCATCGCCGACATCCTCGACAAAACCTGCGTGGTGGTGCTCTCGCTCTGGATTTTCCGGTTCATCCCGCTCCGCATCAAGAACCTCTGCGCGGCCCCCTTCCGTCTCCACGAAATCAAGACGCCAATGCAGTTCGAGACGCGCCTCTCGCTCCTCCGCAAGGTCATTATCGTCGTTGTCATCTCCGAACTCCTGCTGGGCGCCCTCGCCTGCACCATCGGCTACTACCTCAACAAGAACGTGGCCACCCGCAACTACGAGAACATCGGCAAGAGCGCGACCGACGCCGCCGCAAGCCTCATCGACCCCGACATGGTGGCCACCTACCTTGCCCAGGGACGCTCCGCCGAGGGTTACAACGAACTCGAAAAGCAACTCTTTGGCATCAAGAACAGCTTCCCGCAAGTCAAGTTCTACTACGCCTACGCCTTTGACCAGGCCGGGTGCCACGTGCTGTTCGACTTTGACGCCGAGGGCGTTGAAGCCGACGAAGTCGGCGAGATCATCCCCGTCGAGGAATCCTTCGCCGCGCTCGTCCCCGACTTTATTGCCGGCAAGGACGTCGCCCCCGTTGTGACCAACGACGAATACGGCTGGCTCATGACCGTCTACAGGGCGCTGAGGAACAAGGACGGCAAGGCGGTCGCCTACATCGCCGCCGACGTCTCCATGATGGACATCAAGATCGACAACATCGTATTCTTCATCAAGACGCTCTCGCTATTCTTCGGGCTCTCCATCATCATCATGGCCTTTGTACTCGAGGCGGTTAAACGCGGCGTCGTGTACCCCGTGAACGCCATGGCAAGGGGCACGCTCCGCTTTACGAACAAGTCCACCGCCGACCGCCGCAACGGGCTCAACTACCTGAATTCCCTGAACATCCACACCTTCGACGAAATCGAGAACCTGTACAAGGCGCTGGTGCAAATGGCATCGGAGTCCACCACCTATATTGACCAGCTCACCGAGATGCAGGAGAAGCTGATTTACAAGGTCGCCGAACTCGTGGAAGCCCGCGACAAGTGCACCGGAGACCACCTCAAGAATACCTCGTACTACGTGCTTAGAATCGTGGACCAAATGCAGCAAGAAGGCAAGTACCCCGACCAGATTAACGACGAGTTCTTCGAAAAAGTCTGCCACGCCGCACCGTTGCACGACCTCGGCAAAATCCAGATTTCGGATGCCGTGCTCAACAAACCGGGCAAGCTCACCGACGAGGAATTCGCCATCATGAAGAGCCATTCCGAAGAGGGCGCCAAGATTTTGAGAAACATCACCAAGACCATGTCGACCTCCATCAAGATCGACTACCTCGAAGAGGCCATCGACATGGCGCACTACCATCACGAAAAGTGGGATGGTACGGGTTACCCCGAGCACCTCGCCGGCACCGACATCCCGCTCTCGGCGCGCATCATGGCGGTCGCCGACGTGTTTGACGCCCTCATCATGAGGCGCTCGTACAAGGAACCCTTCAGCTACGAAAAGACACTGCAGATCATGACCGAGGGCATTGGCAAGCACTTCGACCCCGTCATCATGGAGTCGTTCTTGCACATCATCAAGGACCTGTACGAAGAGCGCCAGCTCAAGGAATCCCGCAGGGCCGAGCGTGAAGCCAAGCAAAAGGCGGGTCAAGAAACTTAG
- a CDS encoding peptidylprolyl isomerase: protein MKIFKKIAIAAVLSGAVSLCFAEGKLFNRDYTGIKSIEATITTHEGTIVLDLDFKEAPNTVANFVELATKGFYDGLRFHRVIPGFMIQGGDPEGNGTGGPGYTIDNENNNLKHETGVISMANRGPNTGGSQFFITQMPQPHLDGKHTVFGRVVSGQDVVCRIEPNDPIINIKIVEKK, encoded by the coding sequence ATGAAAATCTTTAAAAAAATAGCTATCGCTGCTGTTTTGAGCGGCGCCGTTTCGTTGTGCTTTGCCGAGGGCAAGCTCTTCAATAGGGACTATACCGGCATCAAGTCCATCGAGGCGACCATTACGACTCACGAGGGCACCATTGTGCTGGATTTGGACTTTAAGGAAGCCCCGAACACCGTGGCGAACTTTGTGGAGCTGGCGACCAAGGGCTTTTACGACGGATTGCGCTTCCATCGCGTGATTCCCGGCTTTATGATTCAGGGCGGGGACCCCGAAGGCAACGGTACGGGCGGTCCTGGCTACACCATCGACAACGAGAACAACAATCTCAAGCACGAGACGGGGGTGATCTCGATGGCGAACCGCGGTCCCAACACGGGAGGATCCCAGTTCTTTATTACGCAGATGCCGCAACCGCACTTGGACGGCAAGCACACGGTATTCGGCCGCGTTGTCTCGGGTCAGGATGTGGTTTGCCGCATCGAGCCGAACGATCCCATTATCAACATCAAAATCGTGGAAAAGAAGTAG
- the lexA gene encoding transcriptional repressor LexA, with amino-acid sequence MEDNSKRKELTDRQAEIYDFICKYSKENRMPPTVREIGNHFDISSTNGVRSILAALIKKGYINRSPRLSRGIEILNTNGAEHMEEAVSNTIEIPIVGRVAAGTPILAVQNLEGTVTIDRDFLACRTDVFALRVKGDSMINAGIFDGDLIFARQQKTADRGEIIVAQIDNEATVKYYQPLSDHIELRPANPKYRPIVVKSNKDFSIAGRVIGVMRKVN; translated from the coding sequence ATGGAAGACAACAGCAAGCGCAAAGAACTGACGGACCGCCAGGCCGAAATCTACGATTTCATTTGCAAGTACTCCAAGGAGAACCGCATGCCGCCCACTGTCCGCGAAATCGGCAACCACTTCGACATTTCGTCGACGAACGGGGTCCGCTCCATTTTGGCAGCCCTCATCAAAAAAGGCTACATCAACCGCTCCCCGCGTCTGAGCCGCGGCATCGAAATCCTGAACACGAACGGCGCCGAACACATGGAAGAGGCAGTCAGCAACACCATCGAAATCCCCATCGTGGGCCGAGTCGCCGCAGGCACCCCGATTCTCGCCGTGCAGAACCTCGAAGGCACCGTCACCATCGACCGCGACTTCCTCGCCTGCCGTACCGACGTCTTCGCACTCCGCGTCAAGGGCGATTCCATGATCAACGCCGGAATCTTTGACGGGGACCTCATTTTCGCCCGCCAGCAAAAGACAGCCGACCGTGGCGAGATTATCGTGGCGCAAATCGACAACGAGGCGACGGTCAAGTACTACCAGCCGCTCTCCGACCACATCGAACTTCGCCCGGCGAACCCCAAGTACCGCCCCATCGTCGTCAAGAGCAACAAGGACTTCTCCATTGCCGGACGAGTCATCGGCGTGATGCGCAAGGTGAACTAG
- a CDS encoding FISUMP domain-containing protein, whose translation MRPKPTNPKKRQKKRHKVENSFCNVDSCTKYGRMYTWGAAMDSAGTYSTNSKGCGFTEDEDDVCSIKKPARGVCPEGWHIPDSTEFAILVDNVGGQEVAGKKLKSTTGWTDYDGNAANGEDAYGFTALSVMTRLPDGVIFGPGVARFWSTEYYGGFGSVKSFYTVLLS comes from the coding sequence GTGCGACCAAAGCCGACGAACCCGAAAAAGAGGCAAAAGAAGAGGCACAAGGTTGAAAATAGCTTCTGCAACGTAGACTCCTGCACCAAATATGGTCGCATGTACACATGGGGTGCCGCCATGGACAGCGCGGGCACATACAGCACGAACAGCAAGGGTTGCGGCTTTACCGAAGACGAAGATGACGTTTGTTCGATCAAAAAACCGGCCCGTGGCGTATGCCCCGAGGGCTGGCATATCCCGGACTCTACGGAATTCGCAATCCTCGTGGATAATGTCGGAGGGCAAGAAGTCGCCGGCAAAAAACTCAAGTCCACGACCGGTTGGACCGATTACGATGGTAATGCCGCCAATGGCGAAGATGCCTACGGCTTTACGGCACTTTCGGTGATGACCCGGCTTCCTGACGGGGTAATCTTTGGCCCAGGTGTTGCACGATTCTGGTCTACTGAATATTACGGTGGCTTTGGCTCTGTCAAGTCATTTTATACGGTTCTATTGTCATAG